One genomic segment of Phalacrocorax carbo chromosome Z, bPhaCar2.1, whole genome shotgun sequence includes these proteins:
- the ATP8B1 gene encoding phospholipid-transporting ATPase IC, which yields MISERDSETTFDEDSQPNDEVMPYSDDETEDELDSQQPAVEPGQNQISRDTEESQEPLKKDCSWQVKANDERFYEQPQFKRTIFLCFKKSKYSGNAIRTYKYNPITFLPLNLFEQFKRAANFYFLVLLILQSIPQITTLSWYTTLVPLLLVLGITAVKDLVDDIARHRMDNEVNNRTCEVIRDGRFKATKWKDIKVGDIIRLKKNTFVPADILLLSSSEPNSLCYVETAELDGETNLKFKMALEVTHRYLQEESAMADFNGLIECEEPNNRLDKFAGTLFWRNMCYSLDADKILLRGCKIRNTDFCHGVVIFAGADTKIMKNSGKTRFKRTKIDSLMNYMVYTIFVVLILLSAGLAIGHTYWEQQIGNSSWYLYDGQDFSPPYRGFLNFWGYIIVLNTMVPISLYVSVEVIRLGQSYFINWDLQMYYPEKDTAAKARTTTLNEQLGQIHYIFSDKTGTLTQNIMTFKKCCINGQRYGDWRDGGGQLQSHPEKVDFSWNKYADGKFLFYDHYLIEQIKSGKEPEIQKFFFLLAICHTVMVDTSDGQLNYQAASPDEGALVTAARNLGYVFLSRTQNTITISEMGIERTYDVLAILDFNSDRKRMSVIVRESGGNIRLYCKGADTVIYERLHPRNLKREATEEALDIFANETLRTLCLCYRDISHDEFEAWNKKFVEASVATTNRDEALDKVYEEIEKNLILLGATAIEDKLQDGVPETISRLSEADIKIWVLTGDKKETAENIGFSCELLTDETTICYGEDISALLQTRLENQRNRAGSSTHSSLRMNEPFFHGSKDRALIITGSWLNEILLEKKKKKKKLKLKFPRTAEEKKKQSEKKRRAEAYKEQQQQNFVDLACECRAVICCRVTPKQKAMVVELVKKYKKAITLAIGDGANDVNMIKTAHIGVGISGQEGMQAVMSSDYSFGQFRYLQRLLLVHGRWSYIRMCKFLRYFFYKNFAFTLVHIWYSFFNGFSAQTAYEDWFITLYNVLYSSLPVLLVGLLDQDVSDKLSLRFPRLYILGQKDLLFNYKKFFLSLLHGAVTSLIIFFIPYGAYLKTMGQDGEAPSDYQSFAVTAASSLIFVVNFQIGLDTSYWTFVNAFSVFGSIALYFGITFDFHSAGIHVLFPSGFQFTGTAPNALRQPYLWLTMILSIAICLLPVVAQRFLSMTIWPSESHKIQKNRKKYMAEEQQRKRRQSAFRRGVSGRRSAYAFSHQRGYADLIASGRSIRKKRAPLDAVLGSSWTEARDAHGTS from the exons ATGATCTCAGAAAGGGATTCGGAGACCACATTCGATGAGGATTCCCAGCCTAACGATGAGGTGATGCCATACAGTGATGATGAAACGGAGGATGAGTTGGACAGTCAGCAGCCTGCAGTTGAACCAGGACAAAACCAAATCAGCAGAGACACTGAGGAGAGCCAAGAGCCATTGAAAAAAG ACTGCAGCTGGCAAGTTAAAGCAAATGATGAACGCTTCTATGAACAGCCCCAGTTCAAGAGAACAATATTTCTGTGcttcaaaaaaagcaaatattca GGAAATGCAATTAGGACATACAAGTACAACCCTATCACTTTTTTACCACTGAATCTGTTTGAACAGTTTAAAAGAGCGGCCAACTTCTATTTCCTCGTTCTTCTCATTTTGCAG tcAATTCCCCAAATAACTACCCTGTCATGGTATACAACGCTGGTGCCCTTACTCCTGGTGCTGGGAATAACCGCAGTCAAGGACCTAGTGGATGACATc GCTCGTCACAGGATGGACAATGAGGTTAATAATAGGACATGCGAAGTCATCAGGGATGGAAG GTTCAAAGCCACAAAATGGAAAGATATTAAAGTTGGTGATATCATTCgtctgaagaaaaatacttttgttccT GCTGATATTTTGCTGCTATCCAGCTCAGAACCAAACAGTCTCTGCTATGTAGAGACAGCTGAACTAGATGG TGAGactaatttaaaattcaaaatggcACTTGAGGTAACACACAGATATCTTCAAGAAGAAAGTGCGATGGCAGACTTTAATG GTCTGATTGAATGTGAAGAACCTAATAACCGACTGGATAAGTTTGCAGGAACATTGTTCTGGAGAAACATGTGTTATTCACTGGATGCTGATAAGATTTTATTACGTGGATGTAAAATCAGGAATACAGACTTCTGCCATGGAGTGGTCATATTTGCAG gCGCTgatacaaaaataatgaaaaatagtgGAAAGACGAGatttaaaaggacaaaaatcGACTCCCTTATGAATTACATGGTTTATACT ATTTTTGTCGTCCTCATCCTGCTGTCAGCTGGCCTTGCCATCGGCCACACTTACTGGGAGCAGCAGATTGGCAACTCGTCTTGGTACCTCTACGATGGTCAAGACTTCAGTCCTCCGTACCGTGGCTTCCTTAACTTTTGGGGATATATCATTGTTCTGAACACCATGGTTCCCATTTCCCTCTATGTAAG cGTCGAAGTGATTCGTTTGGGCCAAAGCTATTTTATAAACTGGGACCTGCAAATGTATTACCCCGAGAAGGACACGGCCGCGAAGGCCAGAACCACCACGCTGAATGAGCAGCTGGGGCAGATCCACTACATCTTCTCTGATAAGACGGGAACACTTACACAGAACATCATGACATTTAAAAAGTGTTGCATAAACGGCCAAAGATACG GAGACTGGCGGGACGGAGGAGGGCAGCTTCAGAGCCACCCGGAG AAAGTGGATTTCAGCTGGAACAAGTATGCAGATGGGAAGTTCTTATTCTATGATCACTATCTGATAGAGCAAATAAAATCTGGAAAGGAGCCAGAAATTCAGAAgttcttttttctgcttgctaTTTGTCACACAGTCATGGTTGACACTTCTGATG GTCAGCTCAATTACCAAGCAGCTTCCCCAGACGAAGGGGCCCTGGTTACAGCGGCCAGAAACCTTGgctatgtttttctttcacgAACACAAAATACCATCACTATAAGTGAGATGGGGATTGAAAGAACTTATGATGTCCTTGCTATCTTGGATTTCAACAGTGACCGAAAACGGATGTCTGTCATTG TAAGAGAATCAGGTGGAAATATCAGGCTATATTGTAAAGGGGCTGATACAGTAATTTATGAACGGTTGCACCCAAGGAATCTAAAGAGAGAAGCTACAGAAGAAGCACTAGAT atttttgCAAATGAAACTCTTAGGACACTCTGCCTGTGCTATAGAGACATTAGTCATGACGAATTTGAAGCATGGAATAAAAAGTTTGTGGAGGCCAGTGTAGCTACAACTAATCGTGATGAAGCTCTGGACAAAGTATAtgaggaaatagaaaaaaacttGATT CTGCTTGGTGCTACAGCTATTGAAGACAAACTACAGGATGGAGTTCCAGAAACTATTTCCAGACTTTCAGAAGCAGACATTAAAATCTGGGTGCTTACTGGTGACAAAAAAG aaactgctgaaaatattGGATTTTCTTGTGAACTCTTAACAGACGAAACAACAATCTGCTATGGAGAAGATATCAG TGCTCTTCTTCAAACTAGGTTGGAAAACCAGAGGAACAGAGCTGGATCAAGTACACATTCCTCTCTAAGAATGAATGAGCCCTTCTTCCACGGTAGTAAAGATCGTGCTTTAATAATCACTGGCTCCTGGTTG AATGAAATCCtgctagagaagaaaaagaagaaaaagaaacttaaacTGAAATTCCCcagaacagcagaagagaagaaaaagcaatctgagaagaaaagaagggcTGAAGCTtacaaagaacagcagcagcagaactttgTTGATTTGGCCTGTGAATGCAGGGCTGTAATCTGCTGTCGAGTGACTCCAAAGCAGAAGGCCATGGTGGTCGAGCTTGTGAAGAAATACAAGAAAGCTATTACTCTGGCTATTGGGGATGGTGCCAATGATGTAAACATGATTAAAA CTGCCCACATTGGAGTTGGAATCAGTGGCCAAGAAGGGATGCAAGCCGTCATGTCAAGTGACTACTCTTTTGGGCAATTCCGCTACCTCCAAAGGCTGCTGCTGGTCCACGGACGATGGTCTTACATTAGGATGTGCAAGTTTCTAAGATATTTTTTCTACAAAAACTTTGCTTTTACACTAGTCCACATCTGGTATTCATTCTTTAATGGCTTTTCTGCCCAG ACAGCATATGAAGACTGGTTCATCACGCTGTACAATGTGTTGTATTCTAGTCTCCCGGTTCTGCTAGTTGGCTTGCTTGACCAG GATGTGAGCGACAAATTGAGTCTTCGGTTCCCCAGACTGTATATTTTGGGACAGAAAGATTTACTTTTTAACtacaagaaattttttttaagtttgcttCATGGAGCTGTAACTTCAttgataattttcttcataccATATGGAGCTTACCTTAAAACTATGGGACAAGATGGAGAGGCACCTTCAGATTACCAGTCATTTGCTGTCACGGCAGCATCTTCTCTTATATTTGTCGTCAATTTTCAG attGGCTTGGATACGTCTTACTGGACTTTTGTTAATGCTTTTTCAGTATTTGGCAGTATTGCACTTTACTTTGGTATCACATTTGACTTCCACAGCGCGGGAATCCACGTTCTCTTTCCTTCTGGCTTTCAGTTCACAG gAACCGCTCCAAATGCTCTGAGACAACCGTACCTCTGGCTGACCATGATTTTATCAATTGCTATTTGCTTACTTCCTGTAGTGGCACAGCGTTTCTTATCAATGACAATTTGGCCTTCGGAAAGTCATAAA ATTCAGAAGAACCGGAAGAAATACATGGCAGAGGAACAGCAGCGAAAGCGCAGGCAGAGCGCTTTCCGCCGAGGGGTGTCTGGCCGTCGTTCCGCCTACGCTTTCTCCCACCAGCGGGGGTATGCTGATCTCATTGCTTCTGGACGCAGCATACGGAAGAAACGGGCTCCTTTAGACGCAGTCCTGGGCAGCAGTTGGACAGAAGCCAGGGATGCTCATGGAACAAGCTGA